Proteins encoded by one window of Haematobia irritans isolate KBUSLIRL chromosome 2, ASM5000362v1, whole genome shotgun sequence:
- the LOC142224442 gene encoding uncharacterized protein LOC142224442 has protein sequence MVKSLTLILLILWSILWPIESDVRFTNLKCEEYHPEFATFLKCRLRVVRRGLISLNVNVKLLQVPVSNVTVNLSLHKKLNGYKPFLYNTTFDFCKFMANRKQEPFAKLFFDVLAKDSNINHTCPYDHNIIVNNFTIYETLFDRLPLPVGGYMFQLKVGAYNEWKADVKAYIEIDKEFSWL, from the exons ATGGTGAAATCATTGACGCTAATACTTTTGATTCTCTGGTCTATCCTGTGGCCTATTGAGTCGGATGTacgttttacaaatttaaaatgtgAAGAATATCATCCGGAATTTGCTACATTTCTTAAGTGTCGACTTAGGGTAGTACGCCGTGGCTTAATTTCGCTTAATGTCAATGTAAAACTATTGCAAGTTCCTGTTAGTAATGTGACG GTAAATTTGTCCTTGCACAAAAAGCTCAATGGATATAAACCTTTCCTCTACAATAcaacatttgatttttgcaaatttatggCCAATCGTAAACAAGAACCTTTTGCCAAGTTATTCTTTGATGTTTTAGCCAAGGATTCGAACATCAATCATACATGTCCCTATGAT cacAATATCATTGtgaataattttacaatttacGAAACCCTTTTCGATCGTCTACCACTGCCAGTTGGGGGATATATGTTCCAATTAAAGGTCGGAGCCTATAATGAGTGGAAAGCTGATGTTAAAGCTTATATTGAAATTGATAAAGAATTTTCATGGCTCTAa